One stretch of Bacteroidota bacterium DNA includes these proteins:
- a CDS encoding DedA family protein translates to MDSFWDLFKPQELIEFGGFALVLAIIFLENGVFFGFFLPGDSLLFTAGLLATTILKVTLFKLIAGIALAAIAGYYFGYWFGWKTGNSLYQRKDSLFFKKKYIETAETFYQKYGGITLIFGRFLPIVRTFAPILAGIVRVNPFVFFIYNVIGAFLWPLIVTGSGFYVGQVFPEAINYLNYIIILFIVVTSIPVIKSYREKTKKATNEKV, encoded by the coding sequence TTGGATAGTTTTTGGGATTTATTCAAACCGCAGGAGTTAATTGAATTTGGAGGCTTTGCCTTGGTGCTAGCCATTATATTCTTGGAGAATGGGGTTTTCTTTGGTTTTTTCCTACCGGGCGACTCTCTCCTATTTACAGCTGGTCTTTTAGCTACCACTATTTTAAAAGTAACTTTATTTAAACTAATAGCAGGTATTGCCTTGGCAGCTATTGCGGGCTATTACTTTGGTTATTGGTTTGGCTGGAAAACTGGTAATAGCTTGTATCAACGTAAGGATAGCCTGTTTTTTAAGAAAAAATACATTGAAACAGCGGAAACATTTTATCAAAAATACGGTGGTATTACACTCATTTTTGGTCGGTTTTTACCCATTGTAAGAACCTTTGCTCCTATCCTTGCAGGTATAGTCAGGGTTAATCCTTTTGTATTTTTTATTTACAATGTAATAGGTGCTTTTCTTTGGCCTTTAATTGTTACCGGTTCCGGCTTTTATGTTGGTCAGGTATTTCCGGAGGCTATTAATTACTTAAACTATATTATTATCTTATTTATAGTAGTTACCAGTATTCCCGTTATTAAATCGTATAGAGAAAAAACAAAAAAAGCTACTAACGAAAAAGTATAA
- a CDS encoding OmpA family protein, translating into MLLLIMVFINSAQGQNRSFTYQVNFKSNEHVLDVGDNAILDSLFCQANQSSYYEIYLQAHTDNNAGDSYNIQLSSKRAQAVKDYLLEKELKSARIISKAFGEKKPKTDNNTPTGKADNRRVEIILNTYCINSTNDVLNEIRPDYKQTYTILTNQNNTIKGSNGTNIIIPANTITTLKGLPVQGSVNIVLEEYLKPADAAFNQLSTASNGRLLESGGMFSIKAYSMESKEELKLNEGSSMTVYMPTINMRNNMSLFTAVQNTDGTTEWKMTSTPFLPKGLEKNETTKPVKLDVNKLDKWKVACKWSNDTPSFVYRLPKKPEHPQLALKYPKMVLPQYKSLFNWRERLFYPKSYLSKLYKIELANRKKYYEKRLAMYLKKIAKYDSLLAKYKKDSIQFETVEFNTFKNWLEEQAVKHQQYADFYERMQWNRAIQNLIEQSNNSTLVNNTDLKQQFLRAIGPYSYGYATAYAHKMALTIIDYYKDLSMDEVMRMNFGKAELSLNYYNNYRIRGMLMTNNVTYAQNLLDSNNELLKMLDIARGQVISSQNSRNTFNENKVAKVYETALSNFGMFNCDRFYNQPQNSMATINIPFEGDAKVAFFVPSLNSFMYASKTDFGYTAQMPKGTEVKIIFVSYHIKEGPLLCIKQTKFTDNLTLDIEAKPSTLKEIKEVLKNI; encoded by the coding sequence ATGCTACTGTTAATAATGGTTTTTATTAACAGCGCTCAAGGGCAAAATAGGTCATTTACCTATCAAGTTAATTTTAAATCAAATGAGCACGTCCTGGATGTTGGCGATAATGCCATTCTGGATAGTTTATTCTGCCAGGCCAATCAAAGTTCCTATTACGAAATATATCTTCAGGCACATACTGATAATAATGCAGGTGATTCTTACAATATTCAATTATCAAGCAAAAGAGCGCAAGCCGTTAAAGATTATTTATTGGAAAAAGAATTGAAATCAGCCCGTATTATTAGCAAGGCATTTGGTGAAAAGAAGCCAAAAACCGATAATAATACGCCAACAGGTAAAGCTGATAACAGACGTGTTGAAATAATATTGAACACTTATTGTATTAATTCTACTAACGATGTTTTGAATGAAATAAGACCAGATTATAAACAAACTTATACAATACTGACTAATCAAAACAATACCATTAAAGGAAGTAATGGAACCAATATAATTATACCTGCTAACACTATTACTACTTTAAAAGGGCTACCCGTACAAGGTTCAGTAAATATTGTATTAGAGGAGTATTTAAAACCGGCAGATGCAGCATTCAATCAACTATCAACAGCGAGTAATGGGAGGTTGTTAGAGAGTGGCGGCATGTTTAGTATTAAAGCTTATTCAATGGAAAGTAAGGAGGAGCTAAAACTCAATGAAGGAAGTAGTATGACTGTATATATGCCAACCATTAATATGAGGAATAATATGTCATTATTTACCGCTGTACAAAACACTGATGGCACTACCGAATGGAAAATGACTTCCACTCCATTTTTACCTAAAGGTTTAGAAAAAAATGAAACAACTAAGCCTGTTAAATTAGATGTAAATAAATTGGATAAATGGAAAGTAGCTTGTAAGTGGAGTAATGATACACCTTCCTTTGTTTATAGACTACCCAAAAAACCTGAACACCCGCAATTGGCGTTAAAATACCCCAAAATGGTATTGCCCCAATATAAAAGTTTATTCAATTGGAGAGAAAGATTGTTTTATCCGAAAAGTTATTTGTCCAAATTGTATAAAATAGAACTAGCCAATCGGAAAAAGTATTATGAAAAAAGACTTGCTATGTATTTAAAAAAAATAGCAAAGTATGATAGCCTTTTGGCAAAGTATAAAAAGGATTCCATTCAATTTGAGACTGTAGAATTCAATACTTTTAAAAATTGGTTGGAGGAACAAGCCGTTAAACATCAACAATATGCCGATTTTTATGAACGAATGCAGTGGAATAGGGCTATTCAAAATTTAATTGAACAGAGTAACAACAGCACTTTAGTAAATAATACAGATTTGAAACAACAGTTTTTAAGAGCAATAGGTCCTTATAGTTATGGATATGCCACAGCTTATGCTCATAAAATGGCCTTGACCATTATTGATTACTATAAAGATTTAAGTATGGATGAAGTCATGAGGATGAATTTTGGTAAAGCGGAATTAAGCTTAAATTATTACAATAATTACCGTATTAGAGGTATGTTAATGACTAACAATGTTACTTATGCCCAGAATTTATTAGATAGCAATAATGAACTTTTAAAAATGCTTGACATAGCCAGAGGTCAAGTAATATCAAGCCAAAATAGTAGAAATACTTTTAATGAAAACAAAGTAGCTAAGGTTTATGAAACAGCCTTGAGTAACTTTGGAATGTTTAATTGTGATAGGTTTTATAATCAACCTCAGAATAGTATGGCTACTATTAATATTCCTTTTGAAGGCGATGCCAAAGTAGCTTTTTTTGTCCCTTCATTAAATAGTTTTATGTATGCTTCTAAAACCGATTTTGGATATACAGCGCAAATGCCTAAGGGTACAGAGGTGAAAATAATTTTTGTTTCTTACCACATAAAAGAAGGACCATTATTATGTATTAAACAAACTAAGTTTACTGATAATTTAACGTTGGATATAGAAGCCAAACCATCTACTTTAAAAGAGATAAAAGAAGTGTTGAAGAATATTTGA
- a CDS encoding Crp/Fnr family transcriptional regulator translates to MPVESTPLILQNIAKHITLDSNEQDYFLSLLQVKHIKRKNFLLQANEVIKTENFISKGCLRAYTIDSNGVEHIIMFGIEGWWVGDMYSFLTQLPATYFIDALEDTELLQISKSNLEKLYERVPKFERFFRIILQNAFIAQQQRINQNLSFTAEQRYQFFVQKYPSLEQRISQKQIASYLGITPVFLSMLRKRLSKQ, encoded by the coding sequence ATGCCCGTAGAATCAACTCCACTCATTCTTCAAAATATAGCTAAACATATAACGCTTGATAGCAATGAGCAGGATTATTTTCTATCATTACTACAGGTTAAACATATTAAACGTAAAAATTTTTTACTGCAAGCCAATGAAGTAATTAAAACAGAAAATTTTATAAGTAAAGGCTGCTTACGAGCTTATACTATTGATAGCAATGGAGTAGAACACATTATTATGTTTGGCATAGAAGGCTGGTGGGTTGGCGACATGTACAGCTTTTTAACTCAATTACCAGCTACTTATTTTATTGATGCTTTGGAAGACACGGAACTATTGCAAATTTCTAAAAGCAATTTGGAAAAACTATATGAACGGGTTCCTAAGTTTGAACGATTTTTTAGAATAATACTTCAAAATGCTTTTATAGCCCAACAACAACGTATCAACCAGAATTTATCTTTTACGGCTGAACAACGTTATCAGTTCTTCGTGCAGAAATATCCCTCCCTTGAGCAACGTATTTCGCAAAAACAAATTGCTTCTTACTTAGGTATTACACCAGTATTTTTAAGCATGCTTCGCAAAAGATTAAGCAAACAGTAA
- a CDS encoding YceI family protein: protein MKKTIIAGLLALATIGALTAQNTTWNLDKSHSSINFAIDHLIISETTGKFTDYAVNAKSDKPDFTDVIFDFTAQVNSINTADEKRDEHLKGPDFFDAAKHPTIIFKGKKFVKVNGNSYKVYGELTMHGITKSIVLDARFGGIVKDPWGGTRAGLKIWGDIDRYDFGLKYNSVLEAGGLSIGQTVRISCNIELIKK from the coding sequence ATGAAAAAAACAATAATCGCAGGCTTATTAGCCTTGGCAACAATTGGAGCACTAACGGCTCAAAACACTACTTGGAATTTGGACAAATCTCATTCCTCTATCAACTTTGCTATTGACCATTTAATTATTTCGGAAACTACCGGTAAGTTTACTGATTATGCGGTAAATGCAAAATCAGACAAGCCTGATTTTACAGATGTAATTTTTGATTTTACAGCCCAGGTAAACAGTATAAATACTGCTGATGAAAAAAGAGATGAACATTTGAAAGGCCCTGACTTTTTTGATGCGGCTAAACATCCAACTATTATTTTTAAGGGCAAAAAATTTGTTAAAGTGAATGGCAACAGCTACAAAGTGTATGGCGAATTAACCATGCATGGCATAACTAAATCAATTGTTTTAGATGCACGCTTTGGCGGAATTGTAAAAGACCCTTGGGGAGGAACAAGAGCAGGATTGAAAATTTGGGGTGATATAGACCGTTACGATTTCGGTTTAAAATACAATTCGGTTTTAGAAGCCGGAGGTTTATCAATAGGTCAAACAGTGAGAATAAGCTGTAATATTGAATTGATAAAAAAATAA
- a CDS encoding FkbM family methyltransferase, whose translation MKKIYTYLAYFWQYIKYGDFKSIYYSIYFLLTQKSNAEARLVKSGLGSFYTRANTLDFQYINYAYELGVKKFIEQSDFDVYIDAGACVGEFSVWLAKEGKKCIAFEPVKNSYELILKNTALNNVESKVQVLNYGLGRKHAVEYFLVDHLNMGASKKVDYVTDEKFEINRLDDVFEGFNLKKSDRILVKIDVEGMEIDLLEGARNFLNYFDEVILIIEEKLSGEGEIKNYISKNHNFEFGLVDHFNMYARTKK comes from the coding sequence ATGAAAAAAATTTATACCTATTTAGCCTATTTCTGGCAATACATAAAATATGGAGACTTTAAGTCTATATATTATTCTATCTATTTTTTATTAACGCAAAAATCAAATGCCGAAGCCCGTTTGGTAAAAAGCGGTTTAGGGTCATTTTACACCAGAGCCAATACTTTAGATTTTCAATATATTAATTATGCTTACGAGTTAGGCGTTAAAAAATTTATTGAACAAAGTGATTTTGATGTTTACATTGATGCCGGTGCTTGCGTTGGAGAGTTTTCTGTTTGGTTAGCTAAAGAAGGAAAAAAATGTATTGCTTTTGAACCGGTAAAAAATAGCTATGAGTTAATTTTAAAAAATACTGCTTTAAATAATGTAGAATCAAAAGTTCAGGTATTAAACTATGGCTTAGGTCGCAAACATGCTGTTGAATATTTTTTGGTTGACCATTTAAACATGGGCGCAAGCAAAAAGGTTGATTATGTGACTGACGAGAAATTTGAAATTAATAGATTAGACGATGTATTTGAAGGTTTCAATCTGAAAAAATCAGATCGTATATTGGTTAAAATAGATGTAGAAGGTATGGAGATTGATTTGTTGGAAGGTGCTCGCAACTTTTTAAACTATTTTGATGAAGTGATATTGATTATAGAAGAAAAGCTATCAGGCGAAGGCGAAATAAAAAACTACATCAGTAAAAACCATAATTTTGAATTTGGTTTGGTTGATCATTTTAATATGTACGCCCGAACAAAAAAATAA
- the rsmI gene encoding 16S rRNA (cytidine(1402)-2'-O)-methyltransferase gives MQQGVLYIVPTPIGNLEDITLRALRILKEVDLIIAEDTRQSIKLLNHYQIQKPLQSYHMHNEHKVLQHYINELLNGKNIALISDAGTPAISDPGFLLVRESLRNSIKVDCLPGATAFVPALVKSGLPADSFCFEGFLPEKKGRQTMLKKLCEEERTIILYESPHRIVKTLKQFVEYFGADRLISVSRELTKTFEETVNGTVQEVLTHFENNIVKGEFVIVIDGKK, from the coding sequence ATGCAACAAGGTGTTTTGTATATAGTACCCACTCCTATTGGTAATTTAGAAGATATTACTTTAAGGGCTCTTAGAATTTTAAAGGAGGTTGATTTAATTATTGCGGAAGATACCAGGCAAAGCATTAAGCTATTAAATCATTACCAAATTCAAAAACCTTTACAGAGTTATCACATGCATAATGAGCATAAGGTTTTGCAGCATTATATAAACGAGTTACTTAACGGTAAAAACATTGCTTTAATTAGCGATGCAGGAACTCCAGCTATAAGCGACCCAGGGTTTTTATTGGTACGTGAAAGTTTAAGAAATAGTATTAAGGTTGATTGCCTGCCGGGTGCCACAGCTTTTGTTCCGGCATTGGTAAAAAGTGGTTTGCCTGCTGATAGTTTTTGTTTTGAAGGTTTTTTACCTGAAAAAAAAGGCCGACAAACGATGCTCAAAAAACTATGCGAAGAGGAACGAACCATTATTCTATATGAAAGCCCGCATAGAATAGTAAAAACTTTAAAACAATTTGTAGAGTATTTTGGTGCGGACAGGCTGATAAGTGTAAGCAGGGAATTAACCAAAACTTTTGAAGAAACAGTAAATGGGACGGTACAAGAAGTGCTTACTCATTTTGAAAACAACATAGTTAAAGGCGAATTTGTAATTGTTATTGATGGTAAAAAATAA
- the lnt gene encoding apolipoprotein N-acyltransferase codes for MVKNNYLRWLLYSIGAACSFGLAWIPYSITPLILISFFLLLLLEQEIRLSKKDSAWFLLYIVIASFGLNFFTTYWIWNASPGGGVFAWVFDTFLMILPFLIFHIVNRKTQQVNYWFFIALWIGMELLHSRWEFAYPWLTLGNVFAAWPKLIQWYEYTGVFGGSLWILAGSVAGLKLFNYYKEHKTIPVKKVFNQLFIYILAPLFVSFYILTDRHEPRKEFKRFSEITIVQPNFDSYEKFNSITPDGQIKQIINLASSQISSTTHLILAPETAIQENVDERNYDKNNAINLLDTFINQHAGLSLLTGASSFKFYFDKAEITPTARLYKEDNIYYDYYNTALFKNSAAPWQAYHKSKLVPGVENMPYVNVFRFLKKFVIDLGGTSGGLGRDKEVSNFTDINKVQYAPVICYESVFGEYVSNYVKKGANIICIITNDGWWGNTAGYKQHFEYAKLRAIENRRFIARSANTGISGFIDDEGNVIQQSKWDEAVALKQKVQVNNEITFYTKYGDYIAYMAAFYLLFNLPVLFRRKR; via the coding sequence ATGGTAAAAAATAATTATTTAAGATGGCTTTTATATAGCATAGGTGCCGCTTGCAGCTTCGGCTTAGCATGGATTCCATATAGTATTACCCCACTTATACTGATAAGTTTTTTCTTGCTTTTATTATTGGAACAAGAAATAAGGTTAAGCAAAAAAGATTCGGCTTGGTTCTTATTATACATAGTAATTGCCAGTTTTGGTTTAAACTTTTTTACTACTTACTGGATATGGAATGCAAGCCCAGGAGGTGGTGTATTTGCATGGGTTTTTGATACTTTTTTAATGATTTTGCCTTTTCTTATTTTTCATATAGTGAATAGAAAAACGCAACAGGTTAACTATTGGTTTTTTATAGCTTTATGGATTGGCATGGAACTGTTACACAGTCGTTGGGAATTTGCTTACCCTTGGTTAACTTTAGGAAATGTATTTGCAGCCTGGCCTAAACTCATTCAATGGTATGAATATACAGGTGTTTTTGGTGGAAGTTTATGGATATTGGCAGGCAGTGTAGCCGGCTTAAAATTATTCAATTATTATAAAGAGCATAAAACCATTCCTGTTAAAAAGGTTTTCAATCAATTGTTCATTTATATACTGGCTCCTTTATTTGTGTCGTTTTACATTTTAACGGATAGACATGAACCGAGAAAAGAGTTTAAACGTTTCAGTGAAATTACCATTGTACAACCTAACTTTGATTCTTACGAAAAATTTAACAGCATTACTCCTGACGGGCAAATAAAACAAATTATAAACTTAGCCTCCTCACAAATAAGCTCGACAACACATTTAATTTTAGCACCTGAAACTGCCATACAGGAAAATGTAGATGAACGTAACTACGATAAGAATAATGCTATTAATTTATTAGATACTTTTATTAACCAACACGCAGGTTTGAGCTTGTTAACAGGGGCTAGCTCTTTTAAATTTTATTTTGATAAAGCTGAAATAACACCTACTGCAAGGCTTTACAAAGAAGACAATATATATTACGATTATTACAACACGGCTCTTTTTAAAAACAGTGCTGCTCCATGGCAAGCATACCATAAAAGTAAGTTAGTACCCGGTGTTGAAAATATGCCTTATGTAAATGTATTTCGTTTCTTAAAAAAATTTGTAATTGACTTAGGCGGCACTAGTGGTGGACTTGGTAGGGATAAAGAAGTTAGCAATTTTACTGATATTAATAAAGTGCAATATGCGCCTGTTATTTGTTACGAAAGTGTGTTTGGAGAATACGTAAGCAACTATGTAAAAAAGGGGGCCAATATTATTTGTATTATAACCAACGATGGCTGGTGGGGTAATACGGCTGGGTATAAACAACATTTTGAATATGCTAAATTACGCGCTATTGAAAACAGACGCTTTATAGCACGTTCAGCCAATACAGGTATCTCTGGATTTATTGATGATGAGGGCAATGTAATACAACAAAGCAAGTGGGATGAAGCTGTAGCTCTTAAACAAAAAGTACAAGTTAATAACGAAATTACTTTTTATACTAAATATGGCGACTATATAGCTTACATGGCGGCCTTTTATTTGCTATTTAATTTGCCTGTGTTGTTTAGAAGAAAACGTTAA
- a CDS encoding SIR2 family protein, with amino-acid sequence MKEKLILFTAAGFSIDFLEPKTESKEKLTTDFITKVITDYSFFKDEVFDCIKEQLGNKLDKESYLNDCKAIINKYSELYEIAKNELGVEDTKNLNFEHLIYLSELISDTKKGELKGTILIEHKLKPIVLSNKFDNPDFTLNETLKIKALILNVIYAYFKLRSNESDVLQSYFKKICSIYEFKYHTLNYDLVIENSINDFRKNTERDNNDNKNYYFNHLHGQIDLVSAKYLIGAEPAFNHRAGSMNSIVKEIGTGNFDSHENRHDFDMITGFDKSTKMLNDHYNKAYNKFVLDYHTSNEIIIIGYSFNDKHINNILRANIRNYKKVIIVDYLKLEERTNDEIFRKIYFIFLQIWDNYLNYTSVNSDKLKNLIYHSEITNIYYHKEEEVEFEFHFDGCISFIKSQLNN; translated from the coding sequence ATGAAAGAAAAATTAATATTATTTACTGCTGCAGGATTTTCAATTGATTTTTTGGAACCAAAAACTGAATCAAAAGAGAAATTAACTACGGATTTTATTACCAAGGTCATAACGGATTATAGTTTTTTTAAGGATGAAGTATTCGATTGTATCAAAGAACAATTAGGTAATAAGCTAGATAAAGAGTCTTATTTAAATGATTGTAAGGCTATAATTAATAAATATTCCGAACTTTACGAAATAGCTAAAAATGAGCTAGGTGTTGAGGATACAAAAAATTTAAATTTTGAGCATTTAATTTATTTAAGTGAGCTGATTTCGGACACAAAAAAAGGAGAACTTAAAGGGACCATTTTAATTGAACATAAGCTTAAGCCAATTGTTTTGTCAAACAAATTTGATAATCCTGATTTTACTTTGAATGAAACGCTTAAAATTAAAGCACTAATATTAAATGTAATTTATGCATATTTTAAACTTCGTTCAAATGAATCTGATGTATTACAAAGTTATTTTAAAAAAATATGTTCAATATATGAGTTTAAATACCACACATTAAATTACGATTTAGTTATTGAAAATTCCATCAATGATTTCAGAAAGAATACAGAAAGAGATAATAATGATAACAAAAACTATTATTTTAATCATCTGCATGGACAAATAGATCTGGTAAGCGCTAAATACTTGATTGGCGCGGAGCCTGCTTTCAACCATAGAGCGGGTTCAATGAATTCTATTGTTAAAGAAATAGGAACGGGTAATTTTGATAGTCATGAAAATAGACATGACTTTGATATGATTACTGGATTTGATAAGTCAACAAAAATGTTGAATGACCATTATAATAAAGCTTACAATAAGTTTGTTTTAGATTATCATACATCAAATGAAATTATAATTATTGGTTATTCATTTAATGATAAACACATCAATAATATTTTAAGAGCAAATATTAGAAATTATAAAAAAGTAATAATTGTTGATTATTTAAAACTAGAAGAAAGAACTAATGACGAAATTTTTAGGAAAATATACTTTATCTTTTTGCAAATTTGGGATAACTATTTAAACTATACTTCTGTTAATAGTGATAAATTAAAGAATTTAATTTATCACTCAGAAATAACAAATATCTATTACCATAAAGAAGAAGAAGTGGAGTTTGAATTTCACTTTGATGGTTGTATTAGTTTTATAAAAAGCCAATTGAATAATTAA
- a CDS encoding LysR family transcriptional regulator has product MNYTLHQLQVFVKIAKTASITKAAEELNLSQPAVSIQLKNFQEQFDVPLTEIIGRKIYITHFGKEIAIAGKKIIDEVNAIEYKTSLFKGKTTGKLKIAVVSTGKYVMPYFLTDFLNQNQEIELLLDVTNRAKAIDALSRNETDFSLVSVLPDKLNIEKEELLQNKLYLVGNAEWAAKFKGKSKEVLTTINLIYREEGSGVRLTLQQYLDNNNLKVKKKLELTSNEAVKQAVIAGLGCSVMPLIGLKNELQNGDLFIIPIKGFPIKTSWNLIWLKQKSLSTVALAFLNFIKSNKASIIKNHFEWYETYR; this is encoded by the coding sequence ATGAATTATACTTTACACCAATTGCAGGTCTTTGTTAAAATTGCTAAAACTGCAAGTATTACCAAGGCTGCGGAAGAATTAAATTTATCTCAACCGGCTGTTTCTATTCAGCTCAAAAATTTTCAGGAACAGTTTGATGTTCCACTCACCGAAATTATTGGACGTAAAATTTACATAACCCATTTTGGGAAAGAAATAGCCATAGCGGGTAAAAAAATTATAGATGAAGTAAATGCTATTGAATATAAAACATCCCTTTTTAAGGGAAAAACAACCGGTAAATTAAAAATAGCTGTGGTATCAACCGGTAAGTATGTCATGCCTTATTTCTTAACCGACTTTTTAAATCAAAATCAGGAAATAGAACTATTGCTTGATGTGACCAACAGGGCAAAGGCAATTGATGCTTTAAGCAGAAATGAAACTGATTTTAGTCTCGTATCCGTTTTACCTGATAAGTTAAATATAGAGAAAGAAGAACTGCTTCAAAACAAATTGTATTTAGTGGGTAATGCAGAGTGGGCTGCTAAGTTTAAGGGCAAGAGCAAAGAAGTGTTAACTACTATCAATTTAATATATAGGGAAGAGGGTTCAGGAGTTAGGCTTACCCTGCAACAATATCTTGATAATAATAATTTAAAGGTTAAAAAGAAGCTGGAGCTAACTTCTAACGAGGCCGTAAAGCAAGCTGTGATTGCAGGTTTAGGCTGTTCAGTAATGCCGCTGATTGGTTTGAAAAACGAATTGCAAAACGGAGATTTATTTATCATCCCCATTAAAGGATTTCCTATAAAAACCAGTTGGAATTTAATATGGCTAAAGCAAAAAAGTTTATCTACCGTTGCTTTAGCATTTTTAAATTTTATAAAAAGCAATAAAGCAAGTATTATAAAAAATCACTTTGAATGGTACGAAACTTATAGATAA
- a CDS encoding efflux RND transporter periplasmic adaptor subunit, whose product MRKILIFAALCALLSQTSCKFKTEEKEEESKFLVTSPLKKDTLITREYVSQIHAISHIELRALERGYLQDIYVDEGQHVKKGQLMFKIMPLLYQAELQKSNAEAQYAEIEYQNTKKLSDSNIVSPNELALAKAKLDKAKAEVSLAQTHLQFTEIRAPFDGIMDHFQVRLGSLINEGDLLSTLSDNSQMWVYFNVPEAEYLNYKTNITTENLLRVNLLMANGQIFEYPGEVKAIEADFNNETGNIAFRATFPNQKGLLRHGETGNIQMSVPLKNAIIIPQKSTFEILEKRYVFVVDKDNVVRQREINIEAELPDLYIVKSGLKENERILLEGIRKVSDNQKIEYEYEKPEEVISHLNVYVE is encoded by the coding sequence ATGAGGAAGATTCTCATTTTTGCGGCTTTATGTGCTTTATTGAGCCAAACAAGCTGTAAATTTAAAACAGAAGAAAAAGAAGAAGAAAGTAAATTTCTAGTTACCAGCCCGTTAAAAAAAGACACCTTAATTACGAGGGAATACGTATCCCAAATCCATGCCATCAGCCATATAGAGCTACGTGCCTTGGAGAGAGGTTATTTACAGGATATTTATGTTGATGAGGGGCAACACGTAAAAAAAGGACAGCTTATGTTTAAGATAATGCCTTTGTTATACCAAGCGGAATTACAAAAATCAAACGCTGAAGCCCAATACGCAGAAATTGAATACCAGAATACAAAAAAATTATCTGACAGTAATATTGTATCGCCTAATGAACTAGCCTTAGCCAAAGCTAAATTAGATAAAGCCAAAGCAGAAGTTTCTCTGGCCCAAACTCATTTACAGTTTACCGAAATACGTGCTCCTTTTGATGGCATCATGGATCATTTCCAAGTACGGTTAGGAAGTTTGATAAACGAAGGTGATTTACTTAGCACTTTATCGGACAACAGCCAAATGTGGGTTTACTTTAATGTACCAGAAGCTGAGTACTTAAATTACAAAACCAATATTACTACTGAAAACCTGTTAAGGGTTAATTTACTAATGGCTAACGGCCAGATTTTTGAATACCCCGGAGAAGTTAAAGCCATTGAAGCCGATTTTAATAACGAAACAGGAAACATTGCTTTCAGGGCTACTTTCCCTAATCAAAAAGGGTTGTTACGCCATGGCGAAACCGGTAATATTCAAATGTCTGTACCGCTTAAAAACGCCATTATTATTCCTCAAAAATCCACTTTCGAAATATTGGAAAAACGATATGTTTTTGTGGTTGATAAGGACAATGTGGTAAGACAAAGGGAAATAAACATTGAAGCTGAATTACCGGATTTATATATTGTTAAATCGGGACTGAAAGAAAATGAAAGAATACTGTTAGAAGGCATTCGTAAAGTAAGTGATAACCAAAAAATAGAATACGAATACGAAAAACCTGAGGAGGTTATTTCTCATTTAAACGTATACGTTGAATAA